From Prionailurus viverrinus isolate Anna unplaced genomic scaffold, UM_Priviv_1.0 scaffold_39, whole genome shotgun sequence, one genomic window encodes:
- the MTERF4 gene encoding transcription termination factor 4, mitochondrial yields MAALGRQVFDWHRLIPLIWAHVARQTPLGEQKRTSASLLCLLTTASNGGGLRKVSCVEPRKYVREPECRTDLTPDPLEKQRTPVAGGFLEREHVISALLDMGFSDFHVNELLSMWPSVPPQQLLDIISELILLGLNPEPVYVALEKSPELLKLPIMQMRKRSSYLRKLGLGEGKLKTVLLCCPEIFTMHQRDIDSIVGVLKEKCLFTVQQVTRILHRCPYVLQEDPGELEYKFQYAYFRMGVKHADVVRTDLLQYSITKIKQRHVFLERLGRYQTPDKKGQTQVPNPLLKDILRVSEAEFLARTACSSAEEFEVFKKLFAREEEEKSESPMPDHKSLSLDEEEEEEEEEEE; encoded by the exons ATGGCGGCGCTCGGCAGGCAG GTCTTTGACTGGCACCGCCTGATCCCCCTCATCTGGGCGCATGTTGCTAGGCAGACTCCTCTCGGAGAACAGAAAAGGACGTCTGCATCGTTGCTGTGTCTACTGACCACAGCCTCCAATGGAGGGGGCCTCCGGAAGGTATCCTGCGTGGAACCCAGAAAGTATGTGCGGGAACCAGAGTGCAGGACAGATCTCACCCCGGACCCCCTTGAGAAGCAGAGGACTCCTGTGGCTGGAGGGTTCTTAGAGCGGGAGCACGTCATCAGTGCCCTCCTGGACATGGGTTTCAGTGACTTCCACGTTAATGAATTGCTCAGTATGTGGCCAAGTGTGCCCCCCCAGCAGTTGCTGGACATCATTTCAGAATTAATActcctgggtttgaacccagagCCTGTGTATGTGGCCCTAGAGAAAAGCCCTGAGCTGCTGAAGCTGCCTATAATGCAGATGAGGAAGCGCTCCAGTTACCTGCGGAAGCTTGGGCTTGGAGAAG GGAAACTCAAGACGGTGCTTCTCTGCTGCCCTGAAATCTTCACCATGCACCAGAGGGACATCGACAGCATTGTCGGAGTTCTCaaggagaaatgtcttttcacgGTACAGCAGGTGACCAGGATTTTGCACAGGTGCCCGTATGTTCTTCAGGAGGACCCCGGTGAACTGGAGTACAAGTTCCAG TATGCCTATTTCAGGATGGGGGTTAAGCACGCGGACGTGGTGAGGACCGACTTGCTGCAGTATTCCATCACCAAGATCAAGCAGAGACATGTGTTCCTCGAGCGCCTAGGACGGTACCAAACCCCTGATAAGAAGGGCCAGACCCAGGTCCCCAATCCTTTACTCAAGGACATCCTCAGAGTGTCAGAAGCTGAGTTTCTGGCCAGGACAGCCTGTTCTTCTGCTGAGGAGTTTGAAGTTTTTAAGAAGCTCTTTGCtcgggaggaggaagagaagtccGAGAGCCCCATGCCTGACCATAAAAGCTTAAGTCTGgacgaggaagaggaggaggaggaagaggaggaggagtga